The sequence cttgtcccggagccactcctgcgttgtcttggctgtgtgcttagggtcattgtcctgttggaaggtgaaccttcgccccagtctgaggtcctgagtgctctggaacaggttttcgtcaaggatctctctgtacttttctccgttcatctttatctcaatcctgactagtctcccagtccctgccgctgaaaaacatccccacagcatgacgctgccaccaccatacttcaccgtagggatggtgccaggtttcctccagacgtaacacttggcattcaggtcaaagagttcaatcttggtttcatcagaccagagaatcctttttattatggtctgagagtcctataGGTActgtttggcaaactccaaatgggctatcatgtgccttttactgaggagtgacgtctgtctggccattctaccataaaggcctggttggtggagtgctgcagatatggatGTTCTTCTGGAaacttctcccatctccacagatgaactatggagctctgtcagagtgactatcgggttcttggtcacctccctgacattGGCCCCCACTCCCCTgatcgctcagtttggccgagcggccagctctaggaagagtcttggtggatccaaacctcttccatttaagaatctaTTTAGTGTTCTTTTAGGTTTACAGTTTTGGACCCTTGTGTACTAGGCAGTAAGTGAAACTCACTACACATTAGCACAGTTTACCTGATTTATTTCtgctgtgttcttgtggaccttcaatgcttttccaaatcatgtccaatcaattgaatttaccacaggtggactccaagttgtagaaacatctcaaggatgatcaatggaaacaggatgcacctgagctcgatttcgagtctcatagcaaagggtctatatacttacagtatgtaaataaggaatttcTGTTTTTTTGCCCCAAAAAATGTCAAACCTGTTCTCAccttgtcattatgtggtattgattgtagattgatgagggaaatacatttaaaaacatatatatatatacattttagaataaggctgtaatgtaacaaaatgtggaaaaagtcaaggggtctgaaaactttccgaatgcactatataacTTCATAGTACAGTGTTCAATACTTACATTGGAACTTTTTCTGTGTCATCGCTACCATGCAAATATTTATCCTCTTCTACGTTATCTGGAATAGGAAACCATCATTATAGCCAACATCGTGCACCACCTAATAAAGTCATGTCAAAGTACATGTATATTAACAATATCCACTGTATTGTGGTTGAGTACACAACTGTAGGCCTACAGACTATTCTAAATAAGTGTGCACAAAGCTAAACATACCCCAACTCAGAGCTGTTTTTCACGTCATCGTGTTGTAAAGTACCCATGCAATGAAAAGTACAACTGAATTGTACAGTACATCTAGTCATAAGCAGATCTGTCATGGTGTATGAGAATGGGGTCATGTCGCCTGTTGCTTCTCATCACGTGGACATATTTCCAGCTATAGCACAGTTCTCATGACTTACCAGAATTGCTCTTTCCTTTCCAATTCCATCTGCGGTTGATTATGACTACTCCCACTACCATGGCGATTATCACGACCACCAGCACAACAGGAACCAGGACGAAGGTGAGACTCAGACTGTCTTCCAGCGGTGCTTCAGAGGATTTGAGATGATACCCTGTCGtagaaatttcctctatttaccaaatcatgggagcaaaccacacacacaagtcagagttagttatcaaagtccatctttaattatatgagctctatcacaatcctGTGACTCTCAGGCAATTCAGTGTCTAACcctgaattctctgagagccccttcCACATTTCAAATGAggtcctttatagcaaagacacacacaggataagacagcatcggcataattcattgttcagctttgtctcctttctcaaaccccagaaccataaaccaaatcctccatatcaacaggcatatatcaaattgtcatttagatacaaccaactctaaatacaaccaatcctatcttgacaagatcacagagacacactgactggcacacagacattgtggagccaagagatatgtttacacatgatgatactttgacctctcccctctctgcggcccatgcaacttagtcttgacatagaacagatactgcaaaccctgccacagtattatacaaaaataactttCTTGATGAGAAGTCATttacacacatttgatgaatataaaacatcttacatatgttaccaactaattctgattcttcCACGACACCTCCCCTGGAGGAGGAACCATCATGGTGGGAAACTGATCATGACACTACACATGTAACACCAGCTTGTCTGCAATGTTTCTGCAATTATTTTCACCATCTCAATAACCGTTTCTAACACACAGTTTTCTTAAACACTACATCAGTTTTGTTGTTTgtgttcaatcaatcaaatcaaccaagtttattttataaagccctttttacatcagcagttgttacAAAGTGCTGATATACTGATGTAATATACCTTCTATATTGACACCTGGACTGAATCCAGATTCAGCTTCAGTCTCATATCCCTCTGAAATgacatgaaatgaaatgaaaaaccAGAGggcttttttttgttgtcatgCAAGGCTCTGATGGAAATCAGGTAATGGAATTGTGTTATGGAGACAGGTGTAATCtcacctgaaggactctcagatGATAGGTATGAGTCTGGTGTAGGGGTAGCATCACTTACAGTTGGGATCACTGGGGACATTGAGAAAAGTATCAACACAAACACAACTAATGCCAAACCCGTTGGAAAGGGACAGTTATGAGCTATTGCCACCAGGTTGTGTTGGAGGAGTATGCACATGGGGGAGCAGACAACAGCTAAAGCTCACCTGAGAACCAAGCATAATTttctgtttgtgtttcttcaACAGTACTTGTGTCCTCATCACCCTGGCAGAACACTGCAATGAATGAAAGAGTCCATGGTTAAGCAACATAGGGCCAGGAGTTCGTCATTATAACACGACCTGACCTCAAGCCTACGGTATAACGAGAGCCAATAGTTTTCCTGGGTCACTTGGCCAGGAAAAGAAAAATCATCACCCTAGTTTTATGCAATTTAGAATTTTGGGGATTCATAAACCGACATAACACAATGTTCTCGTTCTTTTGGTGAAGATGGGTCTTTTGAAATGAAACAGGAACATCAACGTTTCACTGTGTTTATAGCTGATTCTTATCGTTCGTAACTAACTACCTGTTGCAAGAAGGGATGTGAACTCAGCCTCTTTCACAACTGACATGTGACAGAAATGTACAAAGACAATCACATTCGTTTGAATAGAAGTGAACAAGCTCTCGGAGAGCTATTCAAATATTCAACTTCAGAAAGCATTGTGAAGCCACTCAAAGACACATGTAACCATACAGCAGGTACAGTGTGTAAGACCTACTGGATAGAATACCATGTAGTCAAAAGGCCTAGAACTTTCACTATCTCTTCATAAAACATGTCCACACATATTTCAGCAGCCACCACCCGCCAATATCAACCACATTTCAGCAGACTATTACATTCTCAGGCAAACTGGAAAAaaagagcagaacagagagacacCAAGAGAAAACAGACAGGTCATGAAAGTGAGTGAATGTAGGAGACTAGAGAAAGCCATGAAAGCTCTGTTTCCAATGAGCAGTAAGGGCAAATCATCTTTCCAGTCCACAGTCCACACCTACCAGTCCTAGCCAGGCAGGCTGTCAGAGCCAGCAGCAACATGATCGACGATGGGGTCATTTCCCTGtggcctctcctccctctcgtcctTGTGTTACCATGGACAGGAGCAGCAGCAGACATAGTGACATTGTGTGGTGGTGGTGCCCATTTCCTTCTGCCTACTCATGTCTGTCACGGCATCCTACTTCCTGATTCTGGGCTGCTTTTGACTCacctagagggggagggagagaatgagagagagagggagggagggaggga is a genomic window of Oncorhynchus tshawytscha isolate Ot180627B linkage group LG11, Otsh_v2.0, whole genome shotgun sequence containing:
- the LOC112261304 gene encoding transmembrane protein 154 isoform X1, with protein sequence MSAAAPVHGNTRTRGRRGHREMTPSSIMLLLALTACLARTVFCQGDEDTSTVEETQTENYAWFSVIPTVSDATPTPDSYLSSESPSEGYETEAESGFSPGVNIEEEISTTGYHLKSSEAPLEDSLSLTFVLVPVVLVVVIIAMVVGVVIINRRWNWKGKSNSDNVEEDKYLHGSDDTEKVPMPMFEDDVPSVLELEMEDLEQWMNKDGGVRMDSGQGI
- the LOC112261304 gene encoding transmembrane protein 154 isoform X4; this translates as MSAAAPVHGNTRTRGRRGHREMTPSSIMLLLALTACLARTVFCQGDEDTSTVEETQTENYAWFSVIPTVSDATPTPDSYLSSESPSGYHLKSSEAPLEDSLSLTFVLVPVVLVVVIIAMVVGVVIINRRWNWKGKSNSDNVEEDKYLHGSDDTEKVPMPMFEDDVPSVLELEMEDLEQWMNKDGGVRMDSGQGI
- the LOC112261304 gene encoding uncharacterized protein LOC112261304 isoform X2 codes for the protein MSAAAPVHGNTRTRGRRGHREMTPSSIMLLLALTACLARTVFCQGDEDTSTVEETQTENYAWFSVIPTVSDATPTPDSYLSSESPSEGYETEAESGFSPGVNIEGYHLKSSEAPLEDSLSLTFVLVPVVLVVVIIAMVVGVVIINRRWNWKGKSNSDNVEEDKYLHGSDDTEKVPMPMFEDDVPSVLELEMEDLEQWMNKDGGVRMDSGQGI
- the LOC112261304 gene encoding transmembrane protein 154 isoform X3, producing MSAAAPVHGNTRTRGRRGHREMTPSSIMLLLALTACLARTVFCQGDEDTSTVEETQTENYAWFSVIPTVSDATPTPDSYLSSESPSEEISTTGYHLKSSEAPLEDSLSLTFVLVPVVLVVVIIAMVVGVVIINRRWNWKGKSNSDNVEEDKYLHGSDDTEKVPMPMFEDDVPSVLELEMEDLEQWMNKDGGVRMDSGQGI
- the LOC112261304 gene encoding transmembrane protein 154 isoform X5 encodes the protein MSAAAPVHGNTRTRGRRGHREMTPSSIMLLLALTACLARTVFCQGDEDTSTVEETQTENYAWFSEEISTTGYHLKSSEAPLEDSLSLTFVLVPVVLVVVIIAMVVGVVIINRRWNWKGKSNSDNVEEDKYLHGSDDTEKVPMPMFEDDVPSVLELEMEDLEQWMNKDGGVRMDSGQGI